A genomic stretch from Nocardia wallacei includes:
- the ccsB gene encoding c-type cytochrome biogenesis protein CcsB, with product MTIDETLAGYSNLAFKTAWVIYVLVLAMLIVQYASARSRVTTDRELVSVGGAGTGDGPVPGRVEASPARPLPERLGNMAFAVLFVAIGLHLASIVLRGFATHRFPLGNMYEFITMATAAAAVTGVVFMHERRYRSMWVFLLVPVLILMFLAGQVLYAEAAPVVPALKSFWLPIHVTIVSIGSGIFMLSGVASLLFLLRLRQPEGQESNNIVGALARRLPDARALDRLAYKTTIVGFPLFGAGVILGAIWAESAWGRFWGWDPKETVSFIAWVVYAAYLHARATSGWRDTKAAWINVAGFTAMLFNLFIINIVVSGLHSYAGLN from the coding sequence ATGACGATCGACGAAACTCTCGCCGGATACAGCAATCTCGCCTTCAAGACGGCGTGGGTCATCTACGTCCTGGTGCTGGCGATGCTGATCGTGCAGTACGCCTCGGCCCGCAGTCGGGTGACGACCGATCGGGAGCTCGTGAGCGTGGGTGGCGCGGGTACCGGGGACGGCCCGGTGCCCGGCCGGGTCGAGGCATCGCCCGCGCGACCCCTGCCGGAGCGGCTCGGCAATATGGCGTTCGCGGTGCTCTTCGTGGCGATCGGCCTGCACCTGGCCTCGATCGTGTTGCGCGGCTTCGCGACTCACCGGTTCCCACTGGGGAACATGTACGAGTTCATCACGATGGCCACCGCCGCGGCCGCGGTGACGGGCGTGGTGTTCATGCACGAGCGGCGCTACCGCTCGATGTGGGTCTTCCTGCTGGTGCCGGTGTTGATCCTGATGTTCCTGGCCGGGCAGGTGCTGTATGCCGAAGCGGCGCCGGTGGTTCCGGCGTTGAAGTCGTTCTGGCTGCCCATCCACGTGACGATCGTCAGCATCGGCAGCGGCATCTTCATGCTGTCGGGCGTGGCGAGCCTGCTGTTCCTGCTGCGCCTGCGCCAGCCCGAGGGCCAGGAATCGAACAACATCGTCGGCGCCCTGGCCCGCCGCCTCCCCGACGCCCGCGCCCTCGACCGCCTCGCCTACAAAACCACCATCGTCGGCTTCCCCCTGTTCGGCGCCGGCGTAATCCTCGGCGCCATCTGGGCCGAATCCGCCTGGGGCCGCTTCTGGGGCTGGGACCCCAAGGAAACGGTCTCCTTCATAGCCTGGGTCGTCTACGCCGCCTACCTACACGCCCGAGCCACCTCCGGCTGGCGAGACACCAAGGCCGCCTGGATCAACGTCGCCGGCTTCACAGCCATGCTCTTCAACCTCTTCATCATCAATATCGTGGTCAGCGGCTTGCACAGCTACGCTGGGTTGAACTGA
- the dapA gene encoding 4-hydroxy-tetrahydrodipicolinate synthase, giving the protein MTFTGLFVPLITPFTATGELAAEALEGLAHDALDAGASGIVALGTTGEPATLTADERRRVIDICAAVCAQRQAPLVVGTGSNSTADSAHALADLAPGVSAVLAVVPYYTRPSEAGVVHHFRRLAAASPVPVLIYNIPYRTGCQLGVETLCRLAELPGVAGFKHAVGAIDATTIAFLSRCPADVAVLIGDDLYAAPMLALGAGGAILASANVAPRAYVDMTTAWRDGPIERARHLGNLLAPLAEALFAEPNPVVMKGVLAAQGRIPSPAVRLPLLPATDAAVAAALGALEHCYAPRV; this is encoded by the coding sequence ATGACATTCACCGGCCTGTTCGTCCCGTTGATCACGCCGTTCACCGCCACCGGCGAACTGGCGGCCGAGGCGCTGGAGGGCCTGGCCCACGACGCGCTGGACGCGGGCGCGTCCGGAATCGTCGCGCTGGGCACCACGGGTGAGCCCGCGACCCTGACCGCCGACGAGCGCCGACGCGTCATCGATATCTGCGCCGCCGTGTGCGCGCAACGCCAGGCGCCGCTGGTCGTGGGCACCGGATCGAATTCGACCGCAGACTCGGCACACGCGCTGGCCGACCTGGCACCGGGCGTCTCCGCCGTGCTGGCCGTCGTCCCGTATTACACCCGGCCCTCGGAAGCCGGTGTGGTGCACCATTTCCGGCGCCTGGCGGCCGCGAGCCCGGTGCCGGTGCTGATCTACAACATTCCCTACCGCACCGGCTGTCAGCTCGGCGTCGAAACCCTGTGCCGCCTGGCCGAACTGCCCGGTGTCGCCGGCTTCAAGCACGCGGTCGGCGCGATCGACGCCACCACCATCGCGTTCCTGAGCCGTTGCCCCGCCGACGTGGCCGTGCTGATCGGCGACGATCTCTACGCCGCCCCGATGCTCGCGCTGGGCGCCGGCGGGGCCATCCTCGCCAGCGCCAACGTCGCGCCGCGGGCGTATGTGGATATGACCACCGCGTGGCGCGACGGCCCGATCGAGCGCGCCCGGCACCTCGGCAACCTGCTGGCGCCGCTCGCGGAAGCCCTTTTCGCGGAACCGAATCCGGTGGTGATGAAGGGTGTGCTGGCCGCGCAGGGCCGCATTCCGAGCCCGGCCGTCCGGCTGCCGCTGCTGCCCGCGACCGACGCGGCCGTCGCCGCGGCCCTCGGCGCGCTGGAGCACTGCTACGCGCCGAGGGTGTGA
- a CDS encoding DUF4229 domain-containing protein, with amino-acid sequence MSDASRPDGAPADPAPAPAGRRLARNLALYTLARLVLVAAIAAVIVVLARLLSVDIPLIVALLFALIVAMPLSLVLFKRLRARVNEDIAAVDEKRRTDKAQLRARMRGEEH; translated from the coding sequence GTGAGTGACGCATCTCGACCGGACGGCGCCCCGGCCGATCCCGCTCCGGCCCCCGCGGGCCGGCGGCTGGCGCGCAACCTGGCGCTCTACACCCTGGCCCGGCTGGTGCTGGTCGCGGCCATCGCCGCCGTCATCGTGGTGCTGGCCCGGCTCCTGAGCGTGGACATCCCGCTGATCGTGGCCCTGCTGTTCGCGCTGATCGTCGCCATGCCGCTGTCGCTGGTGCTGTTCAAGCGGCTGCGGGCTCGGGTGAACGAGGACATCGCGGCCGTCGACGAGAAGCGGCGCACCGACAAGGCCCAGCTGCGCGCGCGCATGCGCGGCGAGGAGCACTAG
- a CDS encoding BldC family transcriptional regulator, which produces MTAITAASRTLGSVNGQETLLTPGQVAALFHVDPKTVTRWAHAGRLGSLRTPGGHRRFRETEVMQLLRSLTTEATRA; this is translated from the coding sequence ATGACTGCGATCACCGCGGCGAGCCGCACGTTGGGTTCCGTCAACGGCCAGGAGACCCTCCTGACCCCTGGCCAGGTAGCGGCACTGTTCCACGTCGACCCGAAGACCGTCACCCGGTGGGCGCACGCCGGGCGGCTCGGCTCGCTGCGCACTCCCGGCGGACACCGTCGTTTCCGCGAGACCGAGGTGATGCAGCTGCTCCGGTCGCTCACCACGGAGGCGACCCGGGCCTGA
- a CDS encoding class I SAM-dependent methyltransferase, whose product MAYENPLAYALGLEGLALLRAFAGEYGREFTEARIAEVRRLLAADGLGDGIAVEYVNTVEGYGIWAETYDGPNPAFGFDEPMVRDLAGSLPPGIALDAACGTGRVAAVLAECGHRVLGVDSSPEMLDHARKRLPEADFRLGDLARLPVTDASVDVLTCSLALSHVPDPHPVLREFARVLRPGGYALITDVHPEQVARTHLPTVRRSDGTAARLRSYPHRVGDQLRAALSAGFTVQRCDEPVMPPPPTTPDPSTDPGPWEVWPWSLAALVPEAARAAAAGVPAVLIWQLRRNRP is encoded by the coding sequence ATGGCGTATGAGAATCCGCTGGCCTACGCGCTGGGATTGGAAGGGCTCGCGCTGCTGCGCGCGTTCGCGGGAGAGTACGGCCGGGAATTCACCGAGGCCAGGATCGCGGAGGTCCGCCGGTTGCTCGCGGCGGACGGGCTGGGTGACGGTATCGCGGTCGAGTACGTGAATACCGTTGAAGGCTACGGCATTTGGGCTGAGACCTACGACGGCCCGAACCCCGCGTTCGGGTTCGACGAGCCGATGGTCCGCGACCTCGCCGGAAGCCTCCCGCCGGGCATCGCCCTCGACGCGGCGTGCGGCACCGGCCGGGTCGCGGCCGTGCTGGCCGAATGCGGGCATCGGGTGCTCGGCGTGGACAGCTCACCGGAGATGCTCGACCATGCCCGAAAGCGACTGCCCGAGGCGGACTTCCGGCTCGGAGACCTGGCCCGACTACCGGTTACCGACGCCTCCGTCGACGTGCTGACCTGCTCCCTCGCGCTCTCGCACGTGCCGGACCCGCACCCGGTCCTGCGCGAATTCGCCCGGGTGCTGCGGCCGGGCGGGTATGCGCTGATCACCGACGTGCACCCCGAACAGGTGGCCCGCACCCACCTGCCGACGGTGCGCCGCTCCGACGGCACCGCGGCGCGCCTGCGCTCCTACCCGCACCGCGTCGGCGATCAACTGCGCGCCGCCCTGTCCGCGGGGTTCACGGTCCAACGCTGCGACGAGCCCGTAATGCCCCCGCCCCCAACCACTCCCGACCCCAGCACCGACCCCGGTCCCTGGGAAGTCTGGCCCTGGTCCCTCGCCGCCCTGGTCCCCGAAGCGGCACGCGCCGCCGCGGCCGGAGTCCCCGCAGTGCTCATCTGGCAGCTTCGCAGGAACCGGCCCTGA
- a CDS encoding PadR family transcriptional regulator, which yields MERPLRAVSSPLTVAVLTLLAERPRHPYDMKVTLRERHIAATVKMRGGSLYDTIARLERAGLLTATETSRAGARPERTVYAITEAGRKTLRELISEFIGEPINEYPRFVAGLAHLAVLTPAEAATLLRRRADHLAAEAERVTQEIAVAVEVLPRVVLLEIEYAQRMRECEIDWLRHTATDIENGHIAWPEPETPSSPVQKENNP from the coding sequence TTGGAGCGACCGCTGCGCGCCGTGAGTTCCCCGCTGACCGTGGCGGTGCTGACGCTGCTCGCGGAGCGGCCCCGCCACCCGTACGACATGAAGGTGACGCTGCGGGAGCGGCACATCGCGGCGACGGTGAAGATGCGCGGCGGATCGCTCTACGACACCATCGCCCGGCTGGAGCGCGCCGGGCTGCTCACGGCGACGGAGACGTCGCGGGCCGGGGCACGGCCGGAGCGGACGGTCTACGCCATCACCGAAGCCGGGCGGAAAACGCTGCGGGAGTTGATCTCCGAGTTCATCGGCGAGCCGATCAACGAGTATCCGCGTTTTGTGGCGGGACTGGCGCATCTGGCGGTGCTCACCCCGGCCGAGGCGGCGACATTGCTGCGCCGCCGGGCCGATCACCTGGCCGCCGAGGCGGAACGCGTCACCCAGGAAATCGCTGTTGCCGTAGAGGTTCTGCCTCGAGTCGTGCTGCTGGAAATCGAATACGCCCAGCGCATGCGCGAATGCGAAATCGACTGGCTGCGGCATACCGCCACCGACATCGAAAACGGCCACATCGCCTGGCCGGAGCCCGAGACCCCTTCCAGCCCAGTGCAAAAGGAGAACAACCCATGA
- a CDS encoding phage holin family protein, producing MALLLRLIINAVAIWLAAAWVGNIDLVSPADQGTGAKIVVVLAVAIVFGLVNALVKPIVKLLSLPLVIVSLGLFLLVINALMLWLTAKITETTDYGLRVHGFWAAVLGAIIITLVNWILGILVPDKD from the coding sequence ATGGCCCTCTTGCTACGCCTGATCATCAACGCGGTCGCGATCTGGCTCGCCGCCGCCTGGGTCGGCAATATCGACCTGGTCAGCCCGGCCGACCAGGGCACCGGTGCGAAGATCGTGGTGGTGCTCGCCGTCGCGATCGTCTTCGGTCTGGTGAACGCCCTGGTCAAGCCGATCGTGAAGTTGCTGTCGCTACCGCTGGTGATCGTCTCCCTGGGCCTGTTCCTGCTGGTGATCAACGCCCTGATGTTGTGGCTGACCGCGAAGATCACCGAGACCACCGACTACGGCCTGCGCGTGCACGGCTTCTGGGCGGCGGTGCTCGGCGCGATCATCATCACCCTGGTCAACTGGATTCTCGGAATCCTGGTGCCGGACAAGGACTAG
- a CDS encoding helix-turn-helix domain-containing protein encodes MSEATTLAAAAGSPDPKVGLRAVLALRRLLERLEAIQVANAREQGWSWQAIADALEVSRQAVHQKYNRRGGIR; translated from the coding sequence ATGAGTGAAGCAACAACGCTGGCGGCCGCCGCCGGCAGTCCGGACCCCAAGGTCGGGCTGCGCGCGGTGCTCGCGCTGCGTCGGCTGCTCGAACGGCTGGAGGCGATCCAGGTGGCCAATGCCCGGGAACAGGGCTGGTCCTGGCAGGCGATCGCCGACGCGCTCGAGGTCAGCCGCCAGGCGGTCCACCAGAAGTACAACCGGAGAGGCGGTATCCGCTGA
- a CDS encoding Clp protease N-terminal domain-containing protein, with protein sequence MFEKFAKPARHAVVVAQEEARELRSPSIDVEHLLLGLAAAPDSGLRKVLSDNGITADGLRDELRGDHGEGGSDSAGEPLGEEDAAALRSIGIDLGAVRESLEATFGEDALERAIPAEEQPRRRWFPLGGSMTFGHIPFTSNAKKVLELSLRETISGGADRIEAGHVLLGLLRTPNDRTRALLGGEDGIRALRQAVHELLERAA encoded by the coding sequence ATGTTCGAGAAGTTCGCCAAGCCGGCGCGGCACGCGGTCGTCGTGGCACAGGAGGAGGCGCGCGAATTGCGCTCTCCGAGTATCGATGTGGAGCACCTGCTACTGGGCCTCGCCGCAGCGCCCGATTCGGGGCTGCGAAAGGTGCTGTCCGACAACGGCATCACCGCTGACGGCTTGCGCGACGAGCTGCGGGGCGACCACGGGGAGGGCGGGTCCGACTCCGCGGGTGAGCCGCTGGGCGAGGAGGACGCCGCCGCGCTGCGCTCCATCGGCATCGATCTCGGGGCCGTCCGGGAGAGCCTGGAGGCCACCTTCGGCGAGGATGCCCTGGAGCGGGCGATACCCGCCGAGGAGCAGCCCCGGCGCCGGTGGTTCCCGCTGGGCGGCAGCATGACCTTCGGCCACATCCCGTTCACGTCGAATGCCAAGAAGGTGCTGGAACTCTCGCTGCGCGAGACGATCTCGGGCGGCGCCGACCGCATCGAGGCGGGCCACGTGCTGCTCGGCCTGCTGCGCACACCCAACGACCGGACCCGCGCGCTGCTCGGCGGCGAGGACGGCATCCGGGCGCTGCGGCAGGCGGTCCACGAATTGCTGGAGCGGGCGGCCTGA
- a CDS encoding NADP-dependent oxidoreductase, which produces MEAIFANSYGDPDVLTLGELPAPKVGPDQVLIRVRAAGVNPVDWKVLAGYLDPMMYAHFPLIPGWDVAGVVEQLGADVPEYQVGDEVMGYVRRDEVQHGTYAELVAAPVRTLARKPAALTWQQAAGLPLAGLTAYRSLERVGLSPGETVLVHAASGGVGSLAVQIAVARGARVIGTASERNHDFLRSLGAEPVTYGDGLAERVRALSADGIDAAVDFAGSGVIDVSQDLLHDRSRIASIADGTVGEKGGHVVWVRPSATELTTLADLADAGKLTVPVDTVLPLSEAARALEHSKKGRARGKIVLEVSQ; this is translated from the coding sequence ATGGAAGCGATCTTTGCGAACAGCTACGGTGATCCCGATGTTCTGACGCTCGGCGAACTTCCAGCTCCCAAGGTGGGGCCGGATCAGGTGTTGATCCGGGTGCGGGCCGCGGGGGTCAACCCGGTCGACTGGAAGGTCCTCGCCGGATATCTCGATCCGATGATGTACGCCCATTTTCCGCTGATCCCCGGCTGGGACGTCGCCGGTGTGGTCGAACAGCTCGGCGCGGACGTGCCGGAGTATCAGGTCGGCGACGAGGTGATGGGGTACGTCCGCCGCGACGAGGTGCAGCACGGCACCTATGCCGAGCTGGTGGCCGCGCCGGTCCGGACGCTGGCGCGCAAACCGGCCGCACTGACCTGGCAGCAGGCCGCCGGGCTGCCGCTCGCGGGGCTCACGGCGTATCGGTCGCTGGAACGCGTGGGGCTCTCGCCGGGCGAGACCGTCCTGGTGCACGCGGCATCCGGTGGTGTCGGGTCGCTGGCCGTGCAGATCGCCGTCGCGCGCGGGGCCCGGGTGATCGGCACCGCCAGCGAGCGCAACCACGATTTCCTGCGGTCCCTCGGCGCGGAACCGGTCACCTACGGCGACGGCCTGGCCGAACGGGTGCGCGCGCTGTCCGCCGACGGCATCGACGCCGCGGTCGACTTCGCCGGGAGCGGTGTGATCGACGTGTCCCAGGACCTGTTGCACGACCGTTCCCGCATCGCCTCGATCGCCGACGGCACCGTGGGCGAGAAGGGCGGGCACGTGGTGTGGGTGCGCCCCTCCGCCACCGAGCTGACCACCCTGGCCGATCTCGCCGACGCCGGAAAACTCACCGTTCCCGTCGACACCGTCCTGCCGCTGTCCGAGGCGGCCCGAGCCCTCGAGCACAGCAAGAAGGGCCGCGCCCGCGGCAAGATCGTGCTCGAGGTCAGTCAGTAG
- a CDS encoding nitroreductase/quinone reductase family protein produces the protein MSNTDIDRMRRRLKPFNKVIVALQRAGLALGTMRVLSVPGRKSGELRTTPVSPLTVDGITYVVGGFEQADWVKNARAAGWGELARGRRRHRVILTELPVEERAPILRAFPREVPHGVQFFVKTGVITSPDPDSFAAAAPRCPVFRIDRAPEE, from the coding sequence ATGAGCAACACCGATATCGACCGGATGCGCCGCCGCCTCAAGCCGTTCAACAAGGTGATCGTCGCACTGCAGCGGGCGGGATTGGCGCTGGGCACCATGCGCGTGCTCTCGGTTCCGGGCCGCAAATCCGGCGAACTGCGCACCACCCCGGTCTCACCCTTGACCGTGGACGGAATCACCTACGTCGTCGGTGGTTTCGAGCAGGCGGACTGGGTGAAGAACGCCCGTGCCGCAGGCTGGGGCGAACTGGCCAGAGGCCGCCGCCGCCACCGAGTAATCCTTACCGAACTCCCCGTCGAAGAACGCGCCCCCATCCTGCGAGCCTTCCCCCGCGAGGTCCCCCACGGCGTCCAATTCTTCGTCAAAACCGGCGTGATAACCTCCCCCGACCCCGATTCCTTCGCCGCAGCCGCCCCCCGCTGCCCTGTCTTCCGAATCGACCGGGCCCCCGAGGAATAA
- a CDS encoding histone deacetylase codes for MASAGYVWYAAYGSNLFARRLDYYRRGGNPPGTPRTYPGFRDPTPPRASRPLTLPGTIYFAWESPVWTGGVAFYADRPEAEWPAGTAARGYLLTVQQFEDLLAQEMYRVPGTGPRLDLAELTRHGSTRLGDGRYETLLRVADAAGYPVLTITSPWQPETVRLSKPSPRYLAMLAAGLRESHAWCTAEILAYLAELPGVHGFWPREDLCTAIRNY; via the coding sequence ATGGCGTCGGCGGGATACGTGTGGTACGCCGCGTACGGGTCGAACCTGTTCGCGCGGCGGCTGGACTACTACCGCCGCGGCGGAAATCCGCCCGGGACCCCACGCACCTACCCCGGATTCCGCGATCCGACGCCACCGCGGGCCAGCCGTCCGCTCACGCTGCCCGGCACGATCTATTTCGCCTGGGAGAGCCCGGTCTGGACCGGCGGCGTCGCCTTCTACGCCGACCGCCCCGAAGCGGAGTGGCCCGCGGGCACGGCCGCGCGCGGCTACCTGCTGACCGTCCAGCAGTTCGAAGACCTACTGGCACAAGAGATGTACCGAGTGCCGGGCACCGGGCCGCGCCTGGACCTCGCCGAGCTGACCCGCCACGGCAGCACCCGGCTCGGCGACGGCCGCTACGAAACCCTGCTGCGCGTAGCGGATGCGGCGGGATATCCGGTGCTGACCATCACCTCGCCCTGGCAGCCGGAGACGGTCCGGTTGAGCAAACCGTCCCCGCGTTACCTCGCCATGCTGGCCGCGGGCCTGCGGGAATCGCACGCCTGGTGCACGGCCGAGATCCTCGCCTACCTCGCCGAACTGCCCGGTGTCCACGGCTTCTGGCCGCGCGAGGACCTGTGCACAGCCATCCGCAACTACTGA
- a CDS encoding LysR substrate-binding domain-containing protein has product MLDVRRLRLLRELAQRGTIAAVAQALAYTPSAVSQQLAALEKEAGVPLLERTGRSVRLTPAAVRLADHAETILAVLEQASAELATGRTELTGTLRIGAFATAVRTILSPALVALSRDHPGLELLVSELDPVNAPAALRAESLDIALVQEYDYVPAAPETGLDTEPFLEETIYLAAPTPEPLAEHRDSLWIAGMPGTLCHLMTVRACEAVGFTPRIRHHADDFGTVLALVAAGQGVALVPELGALNIPGGVALVPLSTRRRTRLAYRRGTGSHPVVAAARAALHASCATLPSRQAAE; this is encoded by the coding sequence ATGCTCGATGTCCGACGCCTGCGACTGCTGCGTGAGCTGGCGCAACGCGGCACGATCGCCGCCGTCGCGCAGGCGCTGGCCTACACGCCGTCGGCGGTGTCGCAACAGTTGGCGGCGCTCGAGAAGGAGGCCGGGGTGCCGCTGCTCGAGCGGACCGGGCGCAGCGTGCGGCTCACCCCCGCCGCGGTCCGGCTGGCCGATCACGCCGAGACCATCCTCGCGGTGCTGGAGCAGGCGTCGGCCGAACTGGCCACCGGCCGTACCGAACTCACGGGCACGCTGCGTATCGGGGCGTTCGCGACCGCGGTGCGGACCATCCTGTCCCCGGCGCTGGTCGCGCTGAGCCGCGACCATCCGGGCCTGGAACTGCTCGTCTCCGAACTGGATCCGGTGAACGCACCCGCGGCGCTGCGGGCGGAGTCGCTCGACATCGCGCTGGTCCAGGAGTACGACTACGTGCCCGCCGCGCCCGAAACCGGTTTGGACACCGAGCCTTTCCTGGAGGAGACGATCTACCTGGCCGCCCCGACCCCCGAGCCCCTGGCCGAACACCGCGATTCGCTGTGGATCGCCGGAATGCCCGGCACGCTGTGCCACCTGATGACCGTACGCGCCTGCGAGGCGGTGGGTTTCACGCCGCGCATCCGCCACCACGCCGACGATTTCGGCACCGTCCTCGCCCTGGTCGCCGCGGGACAGGGGGTCGCGCTGGTCCCGGAGCTGGGCGCCCTGAACATCCCCGGCGGCGTCGCACTGGTCCCCCTGTCCACCCGCCGCCGCACCCGCCTCGCCTACCGCCGCGGCACGGGCTCCCACCCCGTCGTCGCGGCCGCCCGCGCCGCCCTGCACGCCTCCTGCGCGACCCTGCCGTCCAGGCAGGCGGCCGAATGA
- a CDS encoding PIN domain-containing protein, translated as MRASCRPNRSPAAELAFLHDVAEGAYTVVDTTTEDLERIRELVGKYSDLPLGTVDASVVAVAERFPVTAVATLDRKHFSIVRSKAGQLLLVP; from the coding sequence GTGAGGGCGTCGTGTCGGCCGAACCGGAGCCCGGCAGCCGAGCTGGCTTTTCTGCATGATGTGGCGGAGGGCGCGTACACCGTGGTCGACACGACCACCGAAGACCTCGAGCGCATTCGGGAGTTGGTCGGCAAGTACTCCGATCTGCCGCTCGGCACGGTGGATGCGTCCGTGGTTGCCGTGGCTGAACGGTTCCCGGTGACCGCCGTGGCGACGCTGGACCGCAAGCACTTCTCGATTGTGCGATCCAAGGCCGGTCAGCTGCTGTTGGTGCCGTAG
- a CDS encoding HIT family protein, translated as MCDSERGESDEYGITVYRSRNVDAALQRADVQRGYTVVIWRGRHVNEPYELSETESDEYWRGVMVVARALAGHYRPLKMNYETLGNTVPHLHTHLLPRYRDNDPRPGLPFPLVPQAGGFSKIPEEALRADAEALRRVLGF; from the coding sequence ATGTGCGATTCGGAGCGGGGGGAATCCGATGAGTACGGCATCACTGTTTATCGCAGTCGGAATGTCGATGCGGCCTTGCAGCGGGCCGACGTTCAGCGCGGGTATACCGTGGTCATCTGGCGTGGGCGGCATGTGAACGAGCCGTACGAGTTGTCCGAGACGGAATCGGACGAGTACTGGCGAGGGGTCATGGTTGTCGCTCGTGCGCTGGCGGGGCACTATCGGCCGTTGAAGATGAACTACGAGACGTTGGGTAATACCGTCCCGCATCTTCATACCCATCTGCTGCCGCGGTATCGAGACAATGACCCCAGGCCGGGGTTGCCGTTTCCGTTGGTGCCGCAAGCGGGCGGGTTTTCGAAGATTCCCGAAGAAGCGCTGCGCGCCGACGCGGAAGCGCTTCGTCGAGTTCTCGGCTTCTAG